A region from the uncultured Ilyobacter sp. genome encodes:
- the rny gene encoding ribonuclease Y yields MNTSIVVASAVIGFSILLTVAYKKSVIDKKIDELNNLEDEIAKARLKAKEIVEGSEKEAMAKAKEVELKAKEKVYHLKEEAEKEIKTAKSDIYQKETRLAKKEETLDKKIDRLEVKSQELTDFEEKLQNKNGEIEELRSRQEMELERISGFSKDEAKDLLITKLTNELTHETAMKIKEFENKLSEEKERVSKRILSTAIGKASADYVVDATVSVVNLPNDEMKGRIIGREGRNIRAIEALTGVDVIIDDTPEAVVLSSFDGVKREVARNTIEKLVTDGRIHPAKIEEAVNKAKKEVNKEIIEAGEHALLELGIPGMHQEIIKTLGKLKFRTSYGQNVLTHSIEVARLAGNLAAELGANTELAKRAGLLHDVGKVLEHDIEASHALIGGEFLKKFGEKPLVLNAVMAHHNEVEFESVEAILIQAADAISASRPGARRETLSTYLKRLEGLEEIANSFDGVESSFAIQAGREVRIIINPESIGDDQAIKMSRDVAKKVEETMQYPGQIKVTVIRETRAVDYAK; encoded by the coding sequence ATGAATACGTCAATAGTTGTAGCATCAGCAGTAATCGGATTTAGCATACTCCTAACAGTAGCTTATAAAAAATCCGTTATAGATAAAAAAATAGATGAACTTAATAATCTAGAAGACGAAATAGCTAAAGCAAGACTCAAAGCTAAAGAGATAGTAGAGGGGTCTGAAAAAGAAGCCATGGCAAAGGCCAAAGAGGTAGAACTAAAGGCAAAAGAAAAGGTATATCACCTGAAAGAGGAAGCTGAAAAAGAGATTAAGACAGCCAAATCTGATATATACCAGAAAGAAACAAGACTTGCGAAAAAAGAGGAAACTCTGGATAAAAAAATAGACAGACTAGAGGTAAAATCTCAGGAGCTCACTGACTTTGAAGAAAAACTTCAAAATAAGAATGGTGAGATTGAAGAACTGAGATCTAGGCAGGAAATGGAACTAGAGAGAATATCAGGATTCTCTAAAGACGAAGCAAAAGATCTGTTGATAACAAAATTGACAAATGAGCTGACTCATGAGACGGCTATGAAAATAAAAGAGTTTGAAAACAAACTTTCTGAAGAGAAGGAAAGAGTCTCTAAAAGAATACTTTCTACAGCAATAGGAAAGGCTTCTGCAGATTATGTAGTAGACGCTACTGTATCAGTAGTAAACCTTCCTAATGATGAAATGAAGGGAAGAATCATAGGAAGAGAAGGTAGAAATATAAGGGCTATAGAGGCTCTCACAGGTGTAGATGTAATAATCGACGATACTCCTGAGGCAGTTGTACTATCTAGTTTTGATGGAGTAAAAAGAGAAGTTGCCAGAAACACCATAGAAAAATTGGTGACTGACGGAAGAATACATCCTGCTAAAATAGAGGAAGCTGTAAATAAGGCGAAAAAAGAAGTAAATAAAGAGATTATTGAAGCTGGAGAACATGCTTTGCTTGAGCTTGGAATACCTGGAATGCACCAGGAAATAATAAAAACTTTAGGTAAACTTAAGTTTAGAACTAGCTATGGACAAAACGTTCTGACTCACTCTATAGAGGTGGCAAGACTTGCAGGAAACTTGGCTGCTGAGCTCGGTGCAAACACTGAACTGGCCAAGAGAGCAGGACTTCTTCACGATGTAGGAAAGGTCTTAGAACATGACATAGAGGCTTCACATGCACTTATAGGTGGAGAATTCTTGAAAAAGTTCGGGGAAAAACCACTTGTATTGAATGCAGTAATGGCTCACCATAATGAGGTTGAATTTGAGAGTGTAGAGGCTATTCTGATACAGGCAGCCGACGCTATCTCAGCTTCTAGACCTGGAGCAAGAAGAGAAACTCTTTCAACTTACCTGAAAAGATTAGAAGGACTTGAAGAGATCGCAAACTCTTTTGATGGAGTAGAATCTTCATTTGCTATACAGGCGGGTAGAGAGGTCAGAATCATAATTAACCCTGAGTCTATAGGGGATGACCAGGCTATAAAGATGTCAAGAGATGTTGCTAAAAAAGTCGAAGAGACTATGCAGTATCCAGGACAGATAAAAGTAACTGTAATAAGAGAAACAAGAGCAGTGGACTACGCAAAATAA
- the rplU gene encoding 50S ribosomal protein L21, translating to MYAVIKTGGKQYKVAEGDVLKVEKLNAEVNTTVELTDILLVSKEGEVKVGAPVVEGAKVLVEVLSQEKGKKVINFKYKPKTGYHRKKGHRQLLTEIKIKAIEA from the coding sequence ATGTACGCAGTAATCAAAACTGGTGGTAAACAGTACAAAGTTGCAGAAGGTGACGTATTAAAGGTAGAGAAGTTAAATGCTGAAGTTAATACAACTGTAGAACTAACTGATATTCTTCTTGTTTCTAAAGAGGGAGAAGTTAAAGTAGGAGCTCCTGTAGTAGAAGGTGCAAAAGTTCTAGTAGAAGTACTTTCCCAAGAAAAAGGGAAAAAAGTTATTAACTTCAAATATAAGCCAAAGACTGGATACCATAGAAAAAAAGGTCACAGACAATTACTTACTGAAATCAAAATCAAAGCAATCGAAGCTTAA
- the prmA gene encoding 50S ribosomal protein L11 methyltransferase: MKLIEAKIIFDADDIKKTQEEIEGIFYEFGAQGLKIEEPLENKNPLDYYRDERQFLMRDYSISSYFPMNFYADRKKEMYRKAFEEKFQDRDDVVYSLDFYELEEEDYQNAWKKYLYPEKVSRRFVVKPTWREYEAEGDEVVIELDPGRAFGTGSHPTTSLCLKLMENYIKGGESVIDVGTGSGILMVAADRLEADEIWGVDIDELAVESTKENLELNRVSTEKSRVFKGNLLEIVKDKKFDVVVANILADVILMLLDDMTRVIKKGGLIILSGIIEDKVNEVEKKIKSAGFEILEIKKDKEWRAIAARA, encoded by the coding sequence ATGAAACTTATAGAGGCTAAAATTATTTTTGATGCCGATGACATAAAAAAAACCCAGGAGGAGATAGAGGGTATCTTCTATGAATTTGGTGCCCAGGGACTTAAGATCGAAGAGCCCCTTGAGAATAAAAATCCTCTAGATTACTATAGAGATGAAAGACAGTTTCTCATGAGAGATTATTCTATATCTTCATATTTCCCAATGAATTTTTATGCAGACAGAAAAAAAGAGATGTACAGAAAAGCCTTTGAGGAAAAATTTCAAGACAGGGATGATGTGGTCTACTCACTTGATTTTTATGAGCTCGAAGAGGAAGATTACCAGAATGCCTGGAAGAAATATCTTTATCCAGAAAAAGTGAGCAGAAGATTCGTGGTCAAACCCACATGGAGAGAATATGAAGCAGAAGGGGATGAAGTTGTCATTGAACTAGACCCAGGGAGAGCCTTCGGTACAGGTTCACATCCAACTACATCACTGTGTCTTAAGCTCATGGAAAACTATATAAAAGGCGGAGAAAGTGTAATCGATGTAGGGACAGGCTCAGGAATACTTATGGTAGCTGCAGACAGACTTGAAGCAGACGAGATATGGGGTGTTGACATAGATGAGCTGGCTGTGGAATCAACAAAAGAGAACCTGGAGTTAAACAGGGTATCAACTGAAAAAAGCAGGGTTTTTAAGGGAAACCTTCTAGAAATAGTTAAAGATAAGAAATTCGATGTGGTAGTTGCAAATATACTAGCAGATGTAATACTGATGCTTCTTGATGATATGACAAGAGTGATAAAAAAAGGCGGACTGATTATACTTTCCGGGATAATAGAGGACAAGGTCAATGAGGTAGAAAAAAAGATAAAGTCGGCAGGCTTTGAAATATTGGAAATAAAAAAAGATAAAGAGTGGCGTGCTATAGCAGCTAGAGCTTAG
- the cmk gene encoding (d)CMP kinase: MSNFIVAVDGPAGSGKSTISKLVAEKYKLTYLDTGAMYRMVAFYSLEKGVDLDNPAEVELMLKNIKIDIEGDKFILNGIDVSHEIRTPRVTSIVSKTASIKAIREKLVELQREIGRGKRVILDGRDIGTVVFPNAHLKVFLVASPEERAKRRLKEYGERGIESDYQSVLKSIEERDHIDSTREESPLKKAEDAIEVDTSFLSIEEVSDKISALVRERI, encoded by the coding sequence ATGAGTAATTTCATCGTGGCAGTGGACGGACCGGCAGGAAGCGGGAAAAGTACAATTTCAAAGCTGGTAGCCGAAAAATATAAACTGACTTATCTCGATACGGGAGCTATGTATAGGATGGTGGCTTTTTACAGTCTAGAAAAAGGCGTGGACCTCGATAATCCTGCAGAAGTAGAGCTTATGCTAAAAAATATTAAAATAGATATAGAGGGAGATAAATTTATTCTAAACGGAATAGATGTTTCCCATGAAATAAGGACTCCAAGAGTAACTTCCATAGTCTCTAAAACAGCTTCTATAAAGGCCATAAGAGAAAAACTTGTAGAGCTGCAAAGAGAGATAGGCAGGGGGAAAAGGGTTATTCTTGACGGGAGAGATATTGGAACAGTGGTTTTCCCGAATGCCCACCTCAAGGTTTTTCTAGTGGCTAGTCCCGAAGAAAGAGCCAAAAGAAGACTTAAAGAATACGGGGAAAGGGGTATAGAATCAGACTACCAATCGGTATTAAAGTCAATAGAAGAAAGGGATCACATAGACTCTACTAGAGAGGAGAGTCCCCTCAAAAAAGCAGAGGATGCCATTGAGGTGGATACAAGCTTCCTCAGTATAGAAGAGGTTTCTGATAAAATATCGGCTCTCGTAAGAGAAAGAATCTAA
- a CDS encoding TIGR00282 family metallophosphoesterase, which produces MRILIAGDVVGKPGRGILKEFINKKKNDYDFIIINGENAAAGFGITGKLADEFFSWGIDVITGGNHIWDKREMYEYLANNDNILRPLNYPMGVPGSGYVIKKTKSGEKIAVVSLQGRVFMPPIDCPFAKMEELFWELGEDVKCIIVDFHAEASSEKVAMGWFLDGRASLVFGTHTHVQTSDSKILPKGTGYITDVGMTGSQNGVIGMKVESIIPKFLTSLPQKFEVAEGNERLNGLDIEIDSRSGICKKIERLDLSKDDIAAF; this is translated from the coding sequence ATGAGGATATTAATAGCAGGAGATGTGGTAGGTAAACCGGGAAGAGGTATTTTAAAAGAATTTATAAACAAGAAAAAAAATGACTATGACTTTATTATTATAAATGGGGAAAATGCAGCTGCGGGCTTTGGAATAACAGGAAAGCTTGCAGATGAATTTTTTAGCTGGGGAATAGATGTCATAACAGGTGGAAATCATATCTGGGATAAAAGAGAGATGTATGAATACCTGGCCAATAACGACAACATACTGAGACCCTTAAATTATCCCATGGGGGTTCCGGGTAGCGGTTATGTAATAAAAAAAACCAAGAGTGGAGAGAAAATAGCAGTTGTATCTCTTCAGGGGAGAGTATTTATGCCCCCTATAGACTGTCCTTTTGCAAAGATGGAAGAACTTTTCTGGGAGTTGGGAGAAGATGTGAAATGCATCATCGTAGATTTTCATGCTGAGGCCTCCTCTGAAAAAGTTGCCATGGGATGGTTTTTAGATGGAAGGGCATCTCTTGTATTTGGGACGCATACCCATGTCCAGACCTCAGACAGCAAGATACTTCCAAAGGGGACTGGATATATAACAGATGTTGGGATGACAGGATCCCAAAATGGAGTAATAGGAATGAAAGTGGAGTCTATAATTCCTAAATTCCTCACATCTTTACCTCAAAAATTTGAGGTGGCAGAGGGGAACGAGAGATTAAACGGACTTGATATAGAAATCGACTCAAGATCAGGTATATGTAAAAAAATAGAAAGGCTGGATTTGTCAAAAGATGATATAGCAGCTTTTTAA
- the surE gene encoding 5'/3'-nucleotidase SurE: MKILISNDDGIYAEGIRVLTKSLKEEGHEVYVVAPIEEQSGTGHGVTLHMPLRYSEAERDGEFFGYWVSGKPADCVKVACGHLYKDIEFDFVIAGINRGANLGTDVFYSGTFAAASEGVFYNNKAIAISLCDPDNSPYFESAAEFLTGYLDKIQELEFPPGTLLNINVPNLPMEEIKGYQYTSFSNRKFEDNLVERIDTQGKNYYWLGGKPGEGNNEPDTDSVVVKDGYISITPARMDLYFKDFSETIKNY; the protein is encoded by the coding sequence ATGAAAATATTAATTTCAAATGACGACGGAATTTACGCCGAAGGAATAAGGGTTTTGACAAAGTCTCTAAAGGAGGAGGGACATGAAGTTTATGTGGTGGCACCTATAGAGGAACAGAGTGGGACAGGTCACGGAGTTACTCTACATATGCCTTTAAGATATTCAGAGGCAGAAAGAGACGGAGAATTCTTCGGGTACTGGGTCAGCGGGAAACCTGCAGACTGCGTGAAGGTGGCCTGCGGCCATCTGTATAAGGATATAGAATTTGATTTTGTAATCGCAGGTATAAATAGAGGTGCAAATCTCGGAACAGATGTATTTTATTCTGGAACTTTTGCTGCAGCATCAGAGGGTGTTTTTTATAATAATAAGGCCATAGCAATTTCTCTGTGTGATCCTGACAACAGCCCTTATTTTGAAAGTGCCGCGGAATTTTTGACAGGATATCTTGACAAGATTCAAGAGCTAGAATTTCCGCCAGGGACACTACTGAATATAAATGTCCCAAATCTTCCCATGGAGGAGATAAAAGGGTATCAGTATACCTCTTTTAGCAACAGAAAATTTGAAGATAACCTGGTGGAAAGAATAGATACCCAGGGTAAAAATTATTACTGGCTTGGAGGGAAACCAGGTGAAGGGAACAACGAACCGGATACAGATTCGGTGGTTGTAAAGGACGGTTATATATCCATAACCCCTGCTAGGATGGACCTATACTTTAAGGACTTTTCCGAGACAATAAAGAATTATTAA
- a CDS encoding ATP-binding protein, whose product MEKNDVKLVLPSSLHNLTLIRALAKTYFENQNIEKGDVMKLLSVIDELATNVVEHGYRYETGEMTIFLKKVGNTVYLSIEDNGHGYDEKKSSKEEGGMGLFIVKGMVDEFNVEKKETGTKFNVSKEVKEAK is encoded by the coding sequence TTGGAGAAAAATGATGTAAAACTCGTATTGCCTTCTTCCTTGCATAATCTGACTCTAATCAGGGCCCTTGCAAAGACCTATTTTGAAAACCAGAATATAGAAAAAGGCGATGTAATGAAACTACTTTCAGTTATAGATGAACTTGCAACCAATGTAGTTGAACATGGGTATAGATATGAAACTGGTGAAATGACAATTTTCTTAAAAAAAGTAGGTAATACTGTATATTTAAGTATTGAAGACAACGGTCATGGTTATGATGAGAAAAAAAGTAGCAAAGAAGAAGGTGGAATGGGTTTGTTTATCGTCAAAGGAATGGTTGACGAGTTTAATGTGGAGAAAAAAGAAACAGGAACAAAATTTAATGTATCAAAAGAAGTTAAGGAGGCCAAGTAA
- the obgE gene encoding GTPase ObgE, translated as MFIDEVVITIKAGDGGDGAATFRREKSVQFGGPDGGDGGNGGNIIFVADNNINTLVDFKYKRIFKAENGENGAKKRMYGKTGDDLLIRVPIGTQVRDQETGKLLLDLNNNGEERVLIKGGKGGQGNVHFKNAIRKAPTMAGKGRDGAELEVKLELKLLADVALVGYPSVGKSSFINRVSSAKSKVAGYHFTTLSPKLGVVRLEEGKSFLMADIPGLIEGAHEGVGLGDKFLRHIERCKMIYHIVDAAGLEGRTPIEDFKKINEELQKFSPKLAAKKQIVIANKMDLLWNTEQYEEFKKFVEDQGIEFYPVSVIMNDGLKEVTYRTWEILQSIEREPLEDEIDIDEVLKAIKGDKEDYIITQDEEGVYVVDGRIVEDVLNKYVITMDEDSIINFLHMMKNLGMEEALRDAGVEHGDTVRIANVEFDFVD; from the coding sequence TTGTTTATAGATGAGGTTGTAATCACAATAAAAGCCGGAGACGGTGGAGACGGAGCCGCTACTTTTAGAAGAGAGAAGTCTGTGCAGTTTGGTGGTCCAGATGGCGGAGACGGTGGAAACGGTGGAAACATAATATTTGTAGCAGACAATAACATAAATACGCTGGTTGATTTTAAATATAAGAGAATATTTAAGGCTGAAAACGGAGAAAATGGCGCCAAAAAAAGGATGTATGGTAAAACAGGTGATGATTTACTTATAAGAGTTCCAATAGGAACCCAGGTGAGGGATCAGGAAACCGGTAAGCTCCTTTTAGACCTGAATAATAACGGGGAAGAAAGAGTGCTTATAAAGGGTGGAAAAGGTGGACAGGGAAATGTACACTTTAAAAATGCCATCAGAAAAGCACCGACAATGGCCGGAAAAGGCAGGGATGGAGCTGAACTAGAGGTGAAACTGGAGCTTAAGCTTCTTGCTGATGTAGCCCTTGTGGGGTATCCTTCTGTTGGTAAATCAAGCTTTATAAACAGAGTTTCCTCTGCAAAATCAAAAGTTGCCGGCTATCACTTTACGACACTTTCTCCTAAGCTTGGAGTGGTGAGGCTAGAGGAGGGGAAATCATTCCTTATGGCTGACATTCCGGGACTTATAGAGGGTGCCCACGAAGGCGTGGGACTAGGAGACAAATTCCTAAGGCATATTGAAAGATGTAAGATGATATACCATATAGTTGATGCCGCAGGACTAGAAGGAAGAACTCCTATAGAGGATTTTAAAAAAATAAACGAGGAACTTCAGAAATTTAGTCCAAAGCTGGCTGCGAAAAAACAAATAGTTATTGCAAATAAGATGGACCTTCTCTGGAATACAGAGCAGTATGAAGAGTTTAAAAAATTTGTAGAGGATCAGGGGATAGAATTTTATCCTGTATCAGTTATAATGAATGATGGTCTAAAAGAAGTGACATACAGAACATGGGAAATTCTTCAGTCTATAGAAAGGGAACCTCTCGAAGATGAAATAGATATAGATGAGGTACTAAAGGCAATCAAGGGAGATAAAGAGGACTATATCATTACTCAGGATGAAGAAGGGGTATATGTGGTAGACGGAAGAATAGTAGAAGATGTACTGAATAAATATGTAATAACAATGGACGAAGATTCTATAATCAACTTCCTTCACATGATGAAAAATCTTGGAATGGAAGAAGCCTTGCGAGATGCAGGGGTAGAGCACGGAGACACCGTAAGAATAGCAAATGTGGAATTTGACTTTGTAGATTAA
- a CDS encoding divergent polysaccharide deacetylase family protein, producing MYRKKNFFIGAALLVLILGLVFKAVRKDSYTKVMEKNTVKELKELEKTLETLGEKTGVDIVKTGDLYKVELEKGTEVGLGETEALRAESSIEGNKEKILYRDFRGEKRMVIELYYYTPIPPTPPKKVYSGKLSILIDDVGMNTQTADIFGKIKKPVSFATIPFLPRSSEATEKLKEYGFQVILHMPMAGSSDSLNSRTEGILMPKMTKEEVYKRFDKAIGDVGEMKGFNNHMGSRFTENAFQMKTLLKYAKNKDMFYIDSKTTSKTKGYSTAKELGVPTYYCSKFLDNSKNVEDIKKEIKAAVKMATDSGKILAIGHYHKNMAVALKSMVDYIENEGVELVYVSEVLE from the coding sequence ATGTACAGAAAAAAGAATTTTTTCATAGGTGCAGCATTATTGGTTTTGATTTTAGGCCTTGTTTTTAAAGCTGTAAGAAAAGATAGCTATACGAAAGTTATGGAAAAAAATACGGTAAAGGAACTGAAAGAACTAGAAAAGACTCTGGAAACGCTTGGTGAAAAAACCGGAGTGGATATAGTAAAAACCGGTGATCTGTATAAGGTCGAATTGGAAAAAGGGACAGAAGTTGGTCTGGGAGAAACAGAGGCTTTGAGGGCTGAAAGCAGTATAGAGGGTAACAAAGAGAAGATACTCTACAGAGATTTTCGTGGTGAAAAAAGAATGGTTATAGAGCTTTATTATTATACCCCTATACCTCCGACTCCTCCAAAGAAAGTCTACAGCGGGAAACTGTCTATATTGATAGATGATGTTGGAATGAACACCCAGACTGCAGATATCTTTGGAAAAATAAAAAAACCAGTATCCTTTGCTACGATACCTTTTCTGCCTAGAAGTTCTGAGGCCACTGAAAAACTAAAAGAATATGGTTTCCAAGTGATACTTCATATGCCCATGGCAGGATCTAGTGATTCTCTCAATTCTAGGACAGAGGGTATACTTATGCCGAAAATGACAAAAGAAGAGGTCTATAAAAGATTTGATAAAGCCATCGGTGATGTAGGAGAGATGAAGGGCTTCAATAATCACATGGGGTCAAGATTTACAGAGAATGCTTTTCAGATGAAAACCCTTCTTAAATATGCAAAAAATAAGGATATGTTTTATATCGACAGCAAAACTACATCAAAAACTAAGGGCTATTCAACGGCAAAAGAACTAGGTGTTCCTACATATTACTGTTCTAAATTTTTGGACAACAGTAAAAATGTGGAGGATATAAAAAAAGAGATAAAAGCCGCAGTGAAAATGGCAACGGACAGCGGGAAAATACTGGCAATAGGTCATTATCACAAAAATATGGCTGTGGCACTGAAATCTATGGTAGACTATATAGAAAATGAAGGTGTCGAGCTTGTATATGTGAGTGAAGTTTTAGAATAG
- the miaA gene encoding tRNA (adenosine(37)-N6)-dimethylallyltransferase MiaA yields MKGLVIAGPTAVGKTALSIKLARAMGADIISADSAQIYKELDIGTAKVTEEEMQGIKHYMIDTVAPIKKYSVGEYQREVNNILSKKEKENKGVIITGGTGLYISSVTEGLSELPASDPELREELMKKNSEELYSELVKLDPEAAEGIHPNNKKRVERALQVCILTGEKFSVVSKRNIKGNNYKFLKVALERDRKSLYERINMRVDMMMDAGLYQEVEKVYKKYGENLEKINVIGYSEIIRHLKGECTLLEAVELIKRNSRRYAKRQFTWFKNDASYIWYDLGEISEEEIALDVLQRLKNL; encoded by the coding sequence ATGAAGGGACTTGTTATAGCCGGACCTACAGCTGTAGGGAAAACGGCTCTCTCTATAAAGTTGGCTAGGGCCATGGGAGCAGATATAATATCAGCGGACTCGGCACAAATATATAAAGAATTAGATATAGGAACTGCAAAAGTAACTGAGGAAGAGATGCAGGGTATAAAACATTATATGATTGATACTGTGGCTCCCATAAAAAAATACAGTGTGGGGGAGTATCAGAGAGAAGTAAATAATATTTTATCAAAAAAGGAAAAAGAAAATAAAGGTGTAATAATAACAGGCGGGACAGGATTATATATTAGTTCTGTTACAGAGGGTTTATCTGAGCTCCCTGCTTCTGATCCGGAACTTAGAGAAGAACTTATGAAAAAAAACAGCGAAGAACTCTACAGTGAACTTGTAAAATTGGATCCTGAAGCAGCTGAAGGCATACATCCAAACAATAAAAAAAGGGTGGAAAGAGCCCTACAGGTCTGCATTCTTACTGGAGAAAAATTTTCTGTGGTTTCTAAAAGAAATATAAAGGGTAATAATTACAAGTTTCTCAAAGTGGCCCTTGAAAGAGATAGAAAAAGCCTTTATGAGAGAATTAATATGAGAGTGGATATGATGATGGATGCAGGGCTTTACCAAGAAGTTGAAAAAGTTTATAAAAAGTATGGGGAGAACCTTGAAAAGATAAATGTAATAGGTTATTCGGAAATTATAAGGCATCTCAAGGGAGAATGCACCCTATTAGAAGCTGTCGAGCTTATAAAGAGAAATTCTAGGAGATATGCCAAGAGACAATTTACATGGTTTAAAAATGATGCTTCGTATATATGGTATGATTTGGGAGAAATAAGTGAGGAAGAAATAGCCTTGGATGTACTTCAAAGGCTCAAAAACCTTTGA
- the rpmA gene encoding 50S ribosomal protein L27 encodes MLFRLNIQLFAKKKGQGSVKNGRDSNPNYLGVKKYDGEVVKAGNIIVRQRGNKFHAGTNMGQGKDHTLFALTDGYVKFERHGKDKKKVSVYPERV; translated from the coding sequence ATGTTATTTAGATTGAACATACAATTATTTGCAAAGAAAAAAGGTCAAGGTTCTGTTAAAAACGGAAGAGATTCTAACCCTAACTACCTTGGAGTAAAAAAATATGATGGTGAGGTAGTAAAGGCTGGAAACATCATCGTAAGACAAAGAGGAAATAAGTTCCATGCTGGAACTAACATGGGGCAAGGTAAAGATCATACTTTATTCGCTCTTACTGACGGATATGTTAAATTCGAAAGACACGGAAAAGATAAGAAGAAAGTTTCTGTCTATCCTGAAAGAGTTTAA
- a CDS encoding STAS domain-containing protein, with amino-acid sequence MVTNFEIVEKNLNDVRVIKVVGELDALVAPKLKERIAKLIEADAVNFIIDFEELVHINSLAMGILRGKLRTVKEIGGDIKLIKLNDHIKTIFEMVGLDEVFEIYETEEEALANF; translated from the coding sequence ATGGTAACGAATTTTGAAATAGTAGAGAAAAATTTAAATGATGTAAGGGTAATAAAAGTAGTAGGAGAGCTAGATGCTCTTGTAGCTCCTAAGTTAAAAGAAAGAATAGCCAAATTAATAGAAGCAGACGCTGTAAACTTTATAATTGATTTTGAGGAGCTCGTTCATATCAACAGTTTAGCCATGGGAATTTTAAGAGGTAAACTAAGAACTGTAAAAGAAATAGGTGGAGATATAAAACTTATAAAATTAAATGATCACATCAAGACAATTTTTGAAATGGTAGGATTAGATGAAGTATTTGAAATTTACGAAACTGAAGAGGAGGCATTAGCCAACTTTTAA
- a CDS encoding ribosomal-processing cysteine protease Prp, producing MTEVVIIRKEGRIVFFSAEGHAGFAEHGEDIVCAALSTALQFPIAHLDEVLDIVPRYEISEDGLLKVDFRGVDLKGNDRELNVLLEIMYLTVKQLAREYSEFIKLVEKEEK from the coding sequence ATGACTGAAGTAGTTATAATTAGAAAAGAAGGCAGAATTGTCTTTTTTTCGGCAGAAGGGCATGCAGGTTTTGCAGAACACGGAGAAGACATTGTTTGTGCGGCGTTGTCAACTGCTTTACAATTCCCAATAGCACATTTGGATGAGGTATTAGATATCGTTCCTAGATATGAAATTTCTGAAGATGGACTGCTAAAAGTTGATTTTAGGGGTGTGGATCTCAAAGGCAACGATAGAGAGCTGAATGTATTGTTGGAAATTATGTATTTAACAGTTAAACAATTAGCTAGAGAGTATTCAGAATTTATAAAGCTTGTAGAGAAGGAGGAAAAGTAG